Proteins encoded by one window of Candidatus Sumerlaea chitinivorans:
- a CDS encoding Peptidase M16: MKNLCRMALMVCVLAAWSVPMVGGSARLSESVQEIRLANGFTALVVPRHQAPFFSAVIYVDAGGVDEELGESGSAHLLEHMAFKGTPWIGTRDWASERKLLTEIEQIAEEIVAENTKATPDQATLARLRARLSELQKEAAQFVVPNEYDQIITRAGGQEINATTSKDWTNYFMTLPSNRLELWAMMESERLTYPAWREFYKERDVVAEERRMRTEDSPAGRLYEEFIVGAFKAHPYGTPVIGWMNDLENLTVRRTANFYHRYYRPDNMVAVLVGDLDSTQVKPILEKYFGSLPKGAQATRRLPIEPPQNSFRKIEVPFDAQPQVLIGWHKPTYPDRDAYVFEVLQYLLTANGRSARLFERLVKKDGLCESVECFTAPGDKYPNLFCIWMTPRAPHTAQEVQSVLWEELERLKRDPVTTEELEKTRNQIDASFLRELESNLGFARRLGAYYLLTRDAHALDKFRDAMKSVTAEEIQAVAQRYFTRDNTTVAEIVPKSRLSATPKVEEARDRASAPLTTSTKPSSSAK; this comes from the coding sequence GTGAAAAATCTCTGCCGCATGGCACTCATGGTTTGTGTTCTCGCAGCTTGGAGTGTTCCAATGGTTGGGGGCTCCGCTCGCTTGAGCGAGAGCGTTCAGGAGATTCGACTGGCAAACGGTTTTACGGCGCTTGTAGTGCCTCGACACCAAGCCCCTTTCTTCTCCGCGGTGATCTATGTAGACGCGGGAGGAGTGGATGAAGAACTGGGCGAATCCGGTAGCGCGCATTTGCTCGAGCACATGGCTTTCAAAGGAACGCCTTGGATCGGCACTCGAGATTGGGCTTCGGAGCGCAAGCTGCTAACAGAAATTGAACAGATCGCTGAAGAAATCGTTGCGGAAAACACAAAGGCGACACCCGATCAGGCAACTTTGGCTCGGCTGCGAGCCCGCCTAAGCGAACTGCAAAAAGAAGCTGCACAATTCGTTGTTCCAAACGAGTACGACCAAATTATTACGCGGGCCGGGGGGCAGGAAATCAATGCTACGACAAGTAAGGACTGGACAAACTACTTCATGACCTTGCCATCGAACCGCCTCGAACTGTGGGCTATGATGGAAAGTGAGCGTCTCACCTATCCGGCGTGGCGCGAGTTCTATAAGGAACGAGATGTGGTTGCGGAAGAACGCCGAATGCGCACCGAGGACTCCCCAGCCGGAAGATTGTATGAGGAGTTTATCGTGGGTGCGTTCAAGGCCCATCCATACGGAACCCCAGTTATCGGGTGGATGAACGATCTTGAAAACCTTACCGTTCGGCGCACAGCAAACTTTTACCACCGTTACTACCGTCCTGACAATATGGTGGCTGTCCTCGTGGGCGATCTGGATTCCACTCAAGTGAAACCGATTCTTGAGAAGTACTTCGGCTCGCTTCCGAAAGGGGCGCAGGCAACAAGGCGTTTGCCAATCGAACCGCCACAAAACAGCTTTCGAAAGATCGAAGTACCATTCGACGCACAGCCGCAAGTGCTCATCGGCTGGCACAAGCCGACTTACCCTGATCGCGACGCCTACGTGTTTGAAGTGCTTCAGTACCTGCTAACGGCAAACGGCCGTTCAGCGCGACTTTTCGAGCGGCTCGTGAAAAAGGACGGGCTTTGTGAATCTGTCGAGTGTTTTACCGCACCGGGGGACAAGTACCCGAACCTCTTTTGTATCTGGATGACTCCGCGGGCTCCTCACACTGCTCAAGAGGTCCAATCCGTGCTCTGGGAGGAACTCGAACGGCTCAAACGTGATCCGGTGACGACAGAAGAGCTCGAGAAAACAAGGAACCAAATCGATGCTTCATTCCTACGAGAATTAGAATCCAATCTGGGGTTCGCACGGCGTCTTGGGGCCTACTATCTTCTGACTCGCGACGCCCACGCGTTGGACAAATTCCGAGACGCGATGAAATCCGTCACAGCTGAAGAAATCCAAGCCGTGGCACAACGATATTTCACTCGGGACAACACTACCGTCGCTGAAATCGTCCCCAAATCCCGCTTATCCGCAACTCCCAAGGTTGAGGAGGCGCGAGACCGCGCTTCAGCACCACTGACAACGTCTACTAAACCCAGTTCGTCCGCAAAGTGA
- a CDS encoding Peptidase M16: MKRALRITHFLPQVWCAIAMLLFVIAHVESSFATKIAKSGQSVSENDPFPPAHLSGTSVTLERGSYRLPTRPEQLPDQPFRYTVPQVTRTTMSTGLRVFYYPSRDLPIDYFIVVIKAGTRYDPAEKVGLADLTARVVRAGGAGNRTGDEVDAELEKLGAELSVSVERDYIRFQLFTLSENSEKALQIFRDVLMAPRFEEEKFTTEKNLALERLRRQNDDPAEVSRREFRKIVYGTTHPLARTPTRESLASISLDDLKSFYRAYYHPASAWVGVVHHRELRETSRTLEQFFLDWRGEQVPHLPQIVEETPNSPSKVGRVYFSCKPGAQMQIRMGHFGRRRDPADQPVVDILNNLFGTGGFSSRLMKVVRTQHGFAYGVGGGVFEDDPVGLFVAVASTKTTNTTAALEAMRSVIVSMLEEKPSPAELETAKRDVLYTFATRMDNPREIVWQWLLHDFYGFPPEYLLHYPDRVGAVTADDVFACARRYIKPKEIRCYLVGACDALRESLAAEYSIEEWPLTNLADETTTH; this comes from the coding sequence ATGAAACGAGCGCTGCGCATCACACACTTTCTGCCACAAGTTTGGTGCGCGATTGCGATGCTTCTCTTTGTCATCGCTCACGTTGAAAGTAGCTTTGCCACCAAAATCGCTAAAAGTGGGCAAAGTGTTTCAGAAAACGATCCTTTCCCGCCGGCTCATCTGAGTGGGACCTCCGTCACGCTGGAGCGAGGATCCTACCGTCTTCCTACCCGTCCAGAGCAATTGCCAGATCAGCCGTTTCGGTACACCGTGCCACAGGTAACTCGAACCACGATGTCAACAGGTCTGCGCGTGTTCTACTATCCGAGCCGCGATTTGCCGATAGATTACTTCATCGTGGTCATCAAGGCTGGGACGCGGTACGATCCAGCAGAAAAGGTCGGGCTTGCCGATCTGACGGCGCGAGTCGTGCGAGCCGGGGGGGCAGGCAATCGAACGGGGGACGAGGTGGATGCTGAGTTGGAAAAGCTAGGCGCGGAGCTGTCTGTTTCGGTTGAGCGTGACTATATCAGATTTCAACTCTTCACACTTTCCGAGAACTCAGAAAAGGCTCTGCAAATCTTCCGGGACGTTCTGATGGCGCCTCGCTTTGAAGAAGAGAAGTTCACGACCGAGAAAAATCTCGCACTTGAGCGCTTGCGCCGGCAAAATGACGACCCCGCGGAGGTCTCGCGACGTGAATTCCGAAAGATCGTGTACGGCACCACGCATCCGCTTGCCCGCACGCCCACCCGCGAGTCGCTCGCTTCAATCAGCCTCGACGACCTGAAGAGTTTCTACCGAGCATATTACCACCCAGCTTCGGCGTGGGTAGGTGTCGTTCATCACCGAGAGTTACGCGAGACAAGCCGCACACTGGAACAGTTCTTTTTAGACTGGCGAGGGGAGCAGGTTCCTCACCTGCCACAAATTGTGGAGGAAACGCCGAATTCTCCCAGCAAAGTTGGGCGAGTCTACTTTTCTTGTAAACCCGGTGCTCAAATGCAGATACGCATGGGACATTTTGGACGTAGACGAGATCCTGCAGACCAGCCAGTCGTGGACATCCTAAACAATCTTTTTGGTACCGGCGGATTTTCCTCACGACTCATGAAAGTTGTCCGAACCCAGCATGGTTTTGCGTATGGCGTGGGTGGAGGTGTATTTGAAGACGATCCGGTTGGCCTCTTTGTGGCAGTAGCAAGCACGAAGACCACGAACACCACCGCAGCCCTCGAAGCCATGCGATCTGTCATCGTAAGCATGTTGGAGGAGAAACCCTCTCCTGCGGAGCTGGAAACAGCGAAGCGAGATGTCCTCTACACATTTGCCACGCGCATGGATAATCCACGTGAAATCGTCTGGCAGTGGCTGCTCCACGATTTTTATGGCTTCCCCCCTGAGTATTTGCTCCACTATCCGGACCGCGTCGGCGCAGTGACCGCTGATGACGTTTTTGCGTGTGCACGTCGCTACATAAAGCCAAAGGAAATTCGTTGTTATCTGGTCGGTGCGTGTGATGCGCTTCGCGAGTCGTTGGCTGCCGAGTATTCGATAGAGGAGTGGCCTCTAACCAATCTTGCTGACGAAACCACGACGCACTGA
- a CDS encoding glycosyl transferase, group 1 — MKIAIDARMIEHSGIGSVLRGLLPPLLELGHEQGFQFVLLGDREKLQRYLPSLAPEDVAQWRAPVFSLHEQCFPPRLPDVTLWHFFHYNVPTFLRRPFVVTIHDLIPLVARNFANSATHRLAVRYLMQRQVRDAQAVIVPSQFTRDELIQRFPNAKGKVHVIPHAVAPAFTTVSEERVEQVLKRLGIQRPYLLCVSIHKPHKNLSFLLRAFSQWSREQQNGANLVIAGLRPRDLGDLRRLTVQHNVVERVRLIAEFLAESDLAALYQAAEVLVVPSLYEGFGLPVLEAQSVGTPVLCSQAGSLPEVAGNGALYFDPHSEEALIDQLKKIRKDRALRARVESLGRANVRRFSWQVSARNLVEVYVNLLQSKRVAT; from the coding sequence ATGAAGATCGCGATTGATGCGCGGATGATCGAGCACTCTGGAATTGGATCCGTCCTGCGTGGATTGCTGCCACCTTTGTTAGAACTGGGTCACGAACAGGGGTTCCAGTTTGTTCTGCTCGGAGATCGCGAGAAGCTGCAGCGCTATCTTCCTTCGCTTGCGCCCGAAGATGTTGCCCAATGGCGTGCACCAGTGTTCAGTCTGCATGAGCAGTGTTTTCCTCCCCGGTTGCCAGACGTAACTTTGTGGCATTTTTTCCATTACAACGTCCCTACGTTCCTCCGTAGGCCGTTTGTAGTGACGATCCACGATCTGATTCCTCTTGTGGCCCGCAACTTCGCTAATTCGGCTACTCACAGACTGGCCGTGCGCTATTTAATGCAGCGTCAGGTTCGCGACGCCCAAGCTGTTATAGTCCCCTCTCAGTTTACCCGCGACGAGTTGATCCAGCGTTTTCCAAATGCAAAGGGGAAAGTTCATGTCATTCCGCATGCCGTCGCGCCGGCCTTTACGACAGTTTCTGAGGAGCGGGTGGAACAGGTTCTAAAGCGTCTGGGGATCCAGCGCCCATACCTTTTATGCGTGAGTATCCACAAGCCTCACAAGAATTTATCGTTTCTGCTTCGTGCTTTCAGCCAGTGGAGTCGCGAGCAACAGAACGGTGCCAATTTGGTCATCGCCGGACTGCGGCCGCGTGATCTTGGCGATCTTCGCCGTTTGACGGTCCAGCATAACGTGGTAGAGCGCGTTCGCCTGATTGCAGAGTTTCTGGCGGAATCAGATTTAGCTGCACTTTACCAAGCTGCAGAAGTGCTTGTCGTCCCCTCCCTCTACGAGGGTTTTGGCCTCCCCGTTCTCGAGGCGCAAAGCGTGGGAACTCCCGTTCTATGCTCGCAAGCAGGCAGCCTCCCCGAAGTCGCCGGCAACGGCGCTCTCTACTTTGATCCGCATTCCGAGGAGGCACTCATTGATCAGTTAAAGAAGATACGCAAAGACCGTGCCCTGCGTGCACGTGTGGAGTCTCTCGGTAGAGCAAATGTGAGGCGGTTTAGCTGGCAAGTCTCTGCTCGCAATCTCGTGGAAGTTTACGTGAATTTGCTGCAGTCGAAACGGGTTGCCACCTAA
- a CDS encoding Putative secreted protein, which translates to MKLFLLLAVLNGRLASAQESPDIEIWLRERVGRFGDYEFPIIGGSAEYPTPVGAFQVEWKSRLWWSKQWNAPMPYAVFFYGGAAIHEGSLSSHSHGCVRVPASAARYIYNLAREKQTRVFVYP; encoded by the coding sequence TTGAAATTGTTCCTGCTCCTGGCGGTGTTGAACGGGCGACTTGCTTCTGCTCAGGAGAGCCCCGATATAGAGATCTGGTTGCGCGAGCGAGTTGGGCGCTTTGGGGATTATGAATTCCCCATCATAGGCGGGAGTGCAGAGTATCCCACGCCGGTGGGCGCTTTTCAGGTCGAGTGGAAATCGCGTCTTTGGTGGTCAAAGCAATGGAATGCCCCAATGCCGTACGCAGTTTTTTTCTACGGTGGGGCAGCGATCCACGAGGGCTCACTTTCCTCGCATAGCCACGGCTGTGTGCGTGTGCCGGCTTCGGCCGCCCGATACATCTACAATTTGGCGCGGGAGAAACAGACGCGGGTTTTCGTGTACCCCTAA
- a CDS encoding DNA polymerase III alpha subunit has protein sequence MMKTFSFVHLHVHSHYSLEDGIASVDELVARAAELGMEALALTDHNSLGGAVAFTQACRRHSIKPILGAELDVPPLSVRVRGDVYFRLLFLVADPHGYENLVKLITIAQSNRTSAIFPITADVLAEYATGLVVLAGGRASELYYLLDHGNELEADAHLAHLVRIFGSENVFVELQDFGQPRDAKVNALLAGLARHRALRLVATNDVHYVRPDDAICHDLLKGEPAPQTLPITPPSRCITTRHLATAAEMSAKFASFPEALSATIDIADRCNFKLALNRDRFPVHEFCRGFDADAFLGDLTFREIHHRFPETTPEIKLRLDEEFQAIRELSLARYFLFLWEIAQFCRSQGIVLGAGRSELLSSLTAYTLGITQVNPLEFKFRPPTFSANQALTQAIEIEVPLRHVPAVLAHLQETFGRHRCCWAGAYEKMKKEDQLRRKIAEWYGCRPKDLERPSAEIVARLEGSPLPPLQELFPAHVNEVQLPHPAVTAYLMQRLGQRFSHLRQLQDELVVSGESLDRLVPRISVNGDEVSQMDAAALSALGIPRLVVVHSDMLDILDKASELVRAEENPRFDPQRIPLDDDDTYALFGRGATTGLGPFNSITLKSLLRRQRPTTFMGLFKVKTNDPTNQADIQTHVAHCLIAYRCAYIKAHYPLSFMTALLSHYLINRLPLEIPLREARQMGLRVLPPHINRSVYEFSIENRAIRMGLGMIYGVGRKVYAEIERARRGREFTDLHDLCQRTEPSLVKSDVLANLIKAGALDCFEMSRAQMLRLVEEHGKLLRKSDSASLFDSVGENAGIAELVPPEEPELPLAHRLQLEVAATGITISQDLMECYRDEIRRCRAISPRQLSRRMVRSERYVVGFVDHIEEESPLAEKGDQVLIDLEGYVVTMPTRLAAHFAPVLSSKQPVMLGGQVDCRGDEVFLRAMSAFTLPMIAEMGAKVLALELNLANEDSRTLRMLARIAGQYRGGKTTLRIQNSPPGALSRFLHFLVERTHVFFCPPFYDALRKLLPEKCIRIVPAPDTDPMLLHVLEPTVFPKPERNNLGASD, from the coding sequence GTGATGAAAACCTTCAGTTTTGTACATCTGCATGTTCACAGCCACTACTCGCTTGAGGATGGCATCGCGAGTGTTGACGAGCTCGTGGCTCGGGCAGCCGAGCTCGGAATGGAAGCGCTCGCTCTCACCGATCACAATTCCCTTGGCGGAGCAGTCGCATTTACTCAGGCCTGCCGACGCCACTCCATTAAGCCAATCTTAGGTGCGGAGCTGGATGTTCCTCCCCTAAGTGTGCGCGTGCGGGGGGATGTTTACTTCCGGTTACTTTTTCTTGTTGCGGACCCACATGGCTATGAAAACCTCGTAAAATTAATCACCATTGCCCAGTCGAATCGGACATCCGCCATTTTCCCGATTACGGCGGATGTACTTGCCGAGTATGCCACTGGCCTTGTGGTTTTAGCGGGAGGACGGGCTTCGGAGCTCTATTACCTTCTCGACCATGGCAACGAGCTCGAAGCAGACGCTCACCTTGCTCACCTCGTGCGGATTTTTGGCAGCGAGAATGTATTCGTCGAACTTCAGGACTTTGGTCAGCCACGCGATGCGAAGGTCAATGCCTTGCTTGCTGGGTTGGCCCGCCACCGAGCCCTTCGTTTGGTCGCAACCAATGACGTGCATTATGTGCGTCCCGACGACGCCATTTGCCATGACCTTTTGAAAGGGGAACCTGCACCGCAAACCCTACCCATCACCCCGCCCTCACGGTGTATCACCACTCGCCATCTTGCTACTGCTGCAGAAATGAGTGCAAAGTTTGCCTCGTTTCCCGAGGCCCTCAGTGCCACCATCGATATTGCTGATCGCTGTAATTTTAAACTTGCGCTGAACCGGGACCGATTTCCCGTCCACGAATTTTGTCGTGGTTTCGATGCAGACGCTTTTCTTGGCGATTTGACCTTTCGGGAAATCCACCACCGCTTCCCCGAAACAACCCCGGAGATCAAGTTGCGACTCGACGAAGAATTTCAGGCCATCCGCGAATTATCGCTTGCGCGCTATTTTCTATTCCTTTGGGAAATCGCCCAATTCTGTCGCTCTCAAGGCATTGTTCTGGGGGCAGGACGAAGCGAACTTCTCTCTAGCCTAACTGCCTACACCCTGGGCATCACCCAGGTGAATCCTCTCGAGTTCAAATTTCGCCCACCTACTTTCTCCGCAAATCAAGCCTTGACCCAAGCCATTGAGATCGAAGTCCCGCTGCGCCACGTGCCAGCGGTTCTGGCCCACTTGCAGGAGACTTTCGGTCGTCATCGGTGTTGTTGGGCGGGTGCCTACGAAAAAATGAAGAAAGAAGACCAGCTGCGACGTAAAATTGCTGAGTGGTATGGTTGCCGGCCGAAAGATCTCGAGCGTCCCTCGGCGGAAATTGTCGCCCGTCTTGAGGGTTCGCCGCTCCCGCCCCTCCAAGAACTCTTTCCTGCCCACGTGAATGAGGTCCAATTGCCTCATCCCGCCGTCACGGCCTATCTCATGCAGCGGTTGGGGCAGCGCTTCAGTCATTTGCGCCAACTTCAGGATGAGCTTGTTGTCTCGGGAGAAAGCTTGGATCGGCTGGTGCCTCGTATCTCTGTCAATGGCGACGAGGTGAGTCAGATGGACGCCGCCGCCCTCAGCGCACTCGGAATCCCCCGTTTGGTTGTCGTTCATTCTGACATGCTCGACATTCTTGATAAGGCCTCCGAGCTTGTGCGCGCCGAGGAAAATCCGCGGTTTGATCCCCAGCGAATCCCCTTGGATGATGACGATACCTACGCCCTCTTTGGGCGCGGAGCAACCACAGGACTTGGCCCTTTCAATTCCATCACACTGAAATCGCTCCTTCGTAGGCAGCGCCCCACCACGTTCATGGGTCTGTTCAAGGTAAAGACGAACGATCCCACGAACCAAGCGGATATTCAGACGCATGTGGCACATTGCCTAATTGCCTACCGATGCGCCTACATCAAAGCCCATTATCCGCTCAGTTTCATGACCGCGCTCTTATCCCACTACCTCATCAATCGGCTCCCGTTGGAAATCCCATTACGCGAGGCGCGGCAAATGGGGCTGCGCGTCCTTCCGCCTCACATCAACCGCAGCGTCTACGAGTTCTCGATTGAAAATCGCGCGATCCGGATGGGGCTTGGGATGATCTATGGGGTCGGCCGCAAAGTCTATGCGGAGATTGAGCGGGCGCGCCGGGGTCGCGAATTCACCGATCTTCATGATCTTTGCCAGCGCACGGAACCGTCACTTGTCAAAAGTGACGTCTTGGCCAACCTGATCAAGGCCGGCGCGCTCGACTGCTTTGAAATGAGCCGGGCACAGATGCTTCGATTGGTCGAAGAGCATGGCAAGCTTCTTCGAAAGTCCGACAGTGCCTCACTCTTCGATTCCGTCGGCGAAAACGCCGGGATCGCTGAGCTTGTCCCACCCGAGGAACCCGAGCTACCGCTCGCCCACCGCCTCCAACTCGAAGTGGCGGCAACGGGCATCACCATCTCGCAGGACTTAATGGAATGCTACCGCGACGAGATTCGCCGATGCCGTGCCATTTCGCCTCGTCAACTTTCGCGTCGCATGGTTCGGAGCGAACGCTACGTCGTCGGATTCGTGGATCACATTGAAGAAGAAAGTCCCCTCGCCGAAAAAGGGGATCAGGTCCTGATAGATTTGGAAGGGTATGTTGTTACAATGCCCACCCGCTTGGCAGCGCATTTTGCGCCTGTCTTATCCTCCAAGCAGCCCGTGATGCTGGGCGGACAGGTGGACTGCCGCGGCGATGAAGTCTTTCTCCGCGCCATGTCCGCATTTACTCTTCCAATGATCGCAGAGATGGGCGCCAAAGTACTCGCACTCGAGCTGAACTTGGCGAACGAAGATTCGCGCACTCTCCGCATGCTTGCCCGGATTGCGGGGCAGTACCGCGGAGGCAAAACGACGCTACGAATCCAGAATAGCCCCCCTGGCGCACTCTCGAGATTCCTGCACTTTCTGGTCGAGAGGACCCATGTGTTTTTCTGTCCCCCGTTCTATGACGCGTTACGGAAACTTCTCCCAGAGAAGTGCATTCGCATTGTGCCAGCACCCGATACGGATCCCATGCTCCTTCACGTCTTAGAGCCTACGGTCTTTCCGAAGCCCGAACGGAATAACTTAGGTGCCTCGGATTAG
- a CDS encoding Peptidyl-prolyl cis-trans isomerase, translating to MKKSFLLALLIGAGLVGAAPHAQAKPYAIFHTSKGDFIVELLPEKAPKTVENFIGLATGRKTWKHPATNEVMTSKPLYNGTVFHRTIPKFMIQGGDPLGNGTGTPGYEFEDEFSDLKFDAPGYLAMANRGPNTNGSQFFITVAPTPHLNNRHTIFGKVVSGMDVVVAISELPSEPGTGRALNPVKLNSVEIVDSLPSPKPAASDAATTK from the coding sequence ATGAAGAAGAGTTTCCTACTTGCGCTTCTGATTGGGGCTGGGCTTGTCGGTGCCGCCCCCCATGCTCAGGCGAAGCCCTATGCAATCTTCCATACGTCCAAGGGCGACTTCATTGTTGAACTTCTTCCGGAGAAAGCTCCGAAGACCGTCGAGAATTTCATTGGTTTAGCCACCGGACGCAAGACGTGGAAGCATCCAGCTACGAACGAAGTCATGACCAGCAAGCCGCTCTACAATGGCACGGTGTTCCATCGCACGATTCCGAAATTTATGATTCAAGGTGGCGACCCGCTGGGGAATGGCACGGGCACTCCCGGCTACGAATTCGAGGATGAGTTCAGTGACCTGAAGTTCGACGCCCCCGGTTATCTTGCGATGGCCAACCGCGGGCCAAACACGAATGGCAGTCAGTTCTTTATCACAGTTGCCCCGACTCCACACCTGAATAACCGTCACACCATTTTTGGCAAGGTGGTGTCGGGCATGGATGTCGTGGTGGCGATCTCCGAGCTGCCAAGCGAACCCGGCACAGGCCGAGCCCTGAATCCGGTCAAACTCAACAGCGTCGAGATCGTCGACTCGTTGCCCTCCCCAAAACCAGCTGCTTCGGACGCGGCAACGACGAAGTAG